In one window of Polaromonas naphthalenivorans CJ2 DNA:
- a CDS encoding nickel-dependent hydrogenase large subunit: MTRLLVGPFNRVEGDLEVTLDIDDGRVTSARVNAPMYRGFEQILQGKNPHDALVYVPRICGICSVSQSVACARALASLGGIAPPPNGQHVTNVMLATENLADHLTHFYLFFMPDFTRPVYARQPWHAEALRRFAPQTGEQTRAAIAARQRWFTLLGTLAGKWPHTQSVEAGGSTRPVEAAERIRLLAKVREFRSFLERELFAAPLELITGLDSEQALWDWHAQDPWRGDFRLFLSMVQSAGLASLGSGPGRYLSYGAYPQPGGGFEFGSGVWLASTGSLMPLDVSGIREDATHAWLSDAAGPRHPVEGITLPDIDKPDAYTWNKAPRLAGQVIETGAIARQLAAAHPLVLDAVRRHGGTVFTRVLARVLELARVVPMMENWLRQLQPNAPYCVPSPAFTEGVGVGLSEAARGSLGHWVVASRGRIANYQIVAPTTWNFSPRDKAGTAGALEQALEGALVQPGEATPVSVQHIVRSFDPCMVCTVH, translated from the coding sequence ATGACCCGCCTGCTTGTCGGTCCCTTTAACCGCGTCGAGGGCGACCTCGAAGTCACGCTGGACATTGATGACGGGCGGGTCACCTCCGCCCGGGTGAACGCCCCGATGTACCGGGGGTTCGAGCAGATCTTGCAGGGCAAGAACCCGCACGATGCGCTGGTCTATGTGCCGCGCATCTGCGGCATCTGCTCGGTCTCCCAGTCCGTGGCCTGCGCCCGTGCCCTGGCCAGCCTGGGCGGCATAGCACCGCCGCCCAATGGCCAGCATGTCACCAATGTGATGCTGGCCACCGAAAACCTGGCCGACCACCTGACGCATTTCTACCTGTTCTTCATGCCTGACTTCACCCGGCCGGTGTATGCCCGGCAGCCATGGCATGCCGAGGCCTTGCGCCGCTTTGCCCCGCAGACGGGCGAGCAGACCCGCGCCGCAATTGCGGCGCGCCAGCGCTGGTTCACGCTGCTCGGCACGCTGGCCGGCAAATGGCCGCACACCCAGAGCGTCGAAGCCGGCGGCTCGACCCGCCCGGTGGAGGCGGCCGAGCGGATTCGCCTGCTGGCCAAGGTGCGCGAATTCCGCAGCTTCCTGGAGCGCGAGCTGTTCGCAGCCCCGCTGGAGTTGATCACCGGCCTGGACAGCGAGCAAGCCCTGTGGGACTGGCATGCCCAAGACCCGTGGCGTGGTGATTTCCGGCTGTTCCTGAGCATGGTGCAAAGTGCCGGACTCGCCAGCCTGGGGTCGGGGCCGGGCCGCTACCTCAGTTACGGGGCCTATCCGCAGCCGGGCGGTGGCTTTGAATTCGGCAGCGGGGTCTGGCTTGCCAGCACGGGCAGCTTGATGCCGCTTGACGTGAGTGGCATCCGCGAAGACGCGACCCATGCCTGGCTGTCCGATGCCGCCGGGCCGCGCCATCCTGTCGAAGGCATCACGCTGCCCGATATTGACAAACCCGATGCCTACACCTGGAACAAGGCGCCCCGCCTGGCCGGGCAGGTGATCGAGACCGGCGCCATTGCCCGGCAGCTGGCGGCGGCTCATCCGCTGGTGCTCGATGCGGTGCGGCGCCATGGCGGCACGGTTTTCACACGGGTACTGGCCCGCGTGCTGGAACTGGCCCGCGTGGTGCCCATGATGGAAAACTGGCTGCGGCAATTGCAGCCCAACGCGCCTTATTGCGTGCCCAGCCCGGCTTTTACCGAAGGCGTGGGCGTGGGCCTGAGCGAAGCCGCGCGCGGCAGCCTGGGCCACTGGGTGGTAGCCAGCCGGGGCCGGATCGCCAATTACCAGATCGTGGCCCCGACGACCTGGAACTTCTCACCGCGTGACAAGGCGGGCACGGCGGGCGCACTGGAGCAGGCGCTGGAAGGCGCCCTGGTACAGCCGGGCGAAGCCACGCCAGTCTCGGTGCAGCATATCGTGCGCTCGTTCGACCCTTGCATGGTGTGTACGGTGCATTGA
- a CDS encoding NADH-quinone oxidoreductase subunit B family protein, whose protein sequence is MTNPAFNVLWLQSGGCGGCSMSLLCADTTDFHGHLRDAGIHLLWHPSLSLESGHELIGLLEQIVSGQVRLDALCIEGSLLRGPHGSGRFHVLAGTGIPMIHWVRQLAAQARHVVAVGSCAAWGGVTAGGSNPTDACGLQYEDDRPGGLLGSEFRSASGLPVINIAGCPTHPGWVIDSLMALASETLGDADLDTLGRPRFYADQLVHHGCTRNEYYEYKASAEKPSDLGCMMEHRGCKGTQVHADCNTRLWNGEGSCTRGGYACIACTEPGFQEPGHPFHETPKFAGIPIGLPTDMPKAWFVALASLSKSATPRRVKLNAVADHLVVAPLARKTRLK, encoded by the coding sequence ATGACCAACCCGGCCTTCAATGTGCTCTGGCTGCAGTCGGGTGGCTGCGGTGGCTGCAGCATGTCGCTGCTGTGCGCCGACACCACCGATTTCCATGGCCACCTGCGTGACGCCGGCATTCACCTGCTGTGGCATCCGTCGCTGTCGCTGGAAAGCGGTCATGAGCTGATTGGCCTGCTGGAGCAAATCGTGTCCGGACAGGTGCGGCTGGATGCGCTGTGCATCGAAGGCTCGCTGCTGCGCGGCCCGCACGGCAGCGGCCGCTTTCATGTGCTGGCCGGCACGGGCATTCCGATGATTCACTGGGTCAGGCAGCTGGCAGCGCAGGCGCGCCATGTGGTGGCCGTGGGCAGTTGCGCGGCCTGGGGCGGCGTCACCGCTGGCGGCAGCAACCCGACCGATGCCTGCGGCCTGCAGTACGAGGATGACCGTCCCGGCGGCCTGCTGGGCAGCGAATTCCGCTCGGCCAGCGGCCTGCCCGTCATCAACATCGCTGGCTGTCCGACCCATCCCGGCTGGGTCATTGACAGCCTGATGGCCCTGGCCAGCGAGACCCTGGGCGACGCTGACCTAGACACGCTGGGCCGGCCGCGCTTTTACGCCGACCAGCTGGTGCATCACGGCTGCACCCGCAACGAATACTACGAGTACAAGGCCAGCGCCGAAAAGCCGTCTGACCTTGGCTGCATGATGGAACACCGGGGCTGCAAGGGAACGCAGGTGCATGCCGACTGCAACACCCGCCTGTGGAATGGCGAGGGCTCCTGCACGCGCGGCGGCTATGCCTGCATCGCCTGCACCGAACCCGGCTTTCAGGAGCCCGGCCATCCGTTCCACGAAACGCCCAAGTTCGCCGGCATCCCGATTGGCCTGCCGACCGACATGCCCAAGGCCTGGTTCGTGGCGCTGGCATCGCTGTCCAAATCCGCCACGCCCCGGCGGGTCAAGCTCAATGCCGTGGCCGACCATCTGGTGGTGGCGCCCTTGGCCCGCAAGACCCGATTGAAATGA
- a CDS encoding sigma-54-dependent transcriptional regulator, whose translation MNLSDSLPSILVVDDEVHSQAAMRRTLDEDFTVFTASDADEARALLERQAVSVILCDQRMPGLTGVAFLKEVRERWPDTVRIVISGYTDTEDIIAGINDAGIYQYILKPWVPDHLLQTVRTAAEAQTLQRSMNQLDLELRTSTPVLRQRVAHKLAQARSVFDFERIERGSNSPLNAVCSMAERVARYDLSVLVLGESGSGKELIARAIHYASPRGGGPFVVENCAAIPDTLLESELFGHKRGSFTGAYEDRPGLFQRANGGTVFLDEIGETSPAFQVRVLRVLQEGEVRPVGAARPVPVNVRVIAATHRDLEQRVHEGLFRKDLYYRLAGVSITVPPLRERAGDIAPIARRLVRDVGAELGRPGATLNDEALACLMGYPWPGNIRELRNEIARAVALSDGDEIQAQTFSLRVLHGQAGLAASGQAADQALSLPSSGTLSERLDAIETMVLRETLLRHRWNKTHAARELGLSRVGLRGKMVRFGLEG comes from the coding sequence ATGAACCTCTCTGATTCACTGCCCAGCATCCTCGTGGTGGACGACGAAGTGCATTCGCAGGCTGCCATGCGGCGAACGCTCGATGAAGACTTCACCGTGTTCACGGCCAGCGATGCCGACGAGGCCAGAGCCCTGCTGGAGCGCCAGGCGGTCAGCGTGATCTTGTGTGACCAGCGCATGCCCGGGCTGACCGGCGTGGCTTTTCTGAAAGAGGTGCGCGAGCGCTGGCCGGACACGGTGCGCATCGTGATTTCCGGCTATACCGACACCGAAGACATCATCGCCGGCATCAATGACGCAGGCATCTACCAGTACATTTTGAAGCCCTGGGTGCCGGACCACCTGCTGCAAACCGTGCGCACAGCCGCCGAGGCGCAAACCCTGCAGCGCAGCATGAACCAGCTGGACCTGGAGCTGCGCACCAGCACGCCGGTGCTGCGCCAGCGGGTCGCCCACAAGCTGGCGCAGGCGCGCAGTGTCTTTGACTTTGAGCGTATCGAACGCGGCTCGAACAGTCCCTTGAATGCGGTCTGCAGCATGGCCGAGCGGGTGGCGCGCTATGACCTGAGCGTGCTGGTGCTGGGCGAGTCCGGCAGCGGCAAGGAGCTGATCGCTCGCGCCATCCACTACGCCAGTCCGCGCGGAGGCGGCCCGTTCGTGGTGGAAAACTGCGCGGCCATTCCTGACACATTGCTGGAGTCCGAACTGTTCGGCCACAAGCGCGGCTCCTTCACCGGCGCCTATGAAGATCGCCCGGGACTCTTTCAGCGGGCCAACGGCGGCACCGTTTTCCTGGACGAGATTGGCGAGACCTCCCCGGCTTTTCAGGTGCGGGTGCTGCGGGTGCTGCAGGAAGGCGAGGTGCGGCCGGTGGGGGCGGCACGTCCCGTTCCGGTCAATGTCCGGGTGATTGCCGCCACCCACCGCGACCTGGAGCAGCGGGTGCATGAGGGCCTGTTCCGCAAAGACCTGTACTACCGCCTGGCCGGCGTGTCGATCACCGTGCCGCCGCTGCGCGAGCGCGCGGGAGACATCGCGCCGATTGCCCGGCGCCTGGTGCGCGATGTCGGCGCCGAGCTTGGCCGGCCGGGCGCCACGCTCAATGACGAGGCCTTGGCCTGCCTGATGGGCTACCCGTGGCCGGGCAATATCCGGGAACTGCGCAATGAGATTGCCCGCGCCGTGGCCCTGAGCGACGGGGACGAGATTCAGGCGCAGACCTTTTCACTGCGCGTGCTGCACGGCCAGGCCGGTCTGGCCGCCAGCGGCCAGGCCGCCGACCAGGCGCTGTCGCTGCCGAGCAGCGGCACCCTGAGCGAGCGGCTCGATGCGATTGAAACCATGGTGCTGCGCGAAACCCTGCTGCGCCACCGCTGGAACAAGACCCACGCCGCCAGGGAGCTGGGCCTGTCGCGGGTCGGTCTGCGCGGCAAAATGGTCCGTTTCGGACTGGAGGGCTAA
- a CDS encoding enoyl-CoA hydratase-related protein, protein MTSPVVRILLLCHSFNSLSQRLFVALKAEGHQVSVELDISDSVTEEAVALFKPDLLVAPFLKRRIPETVWCRQPCLIVHPGPPGDQGPSALDWALLDGARRWGVTVLQATHDYDAGPVWASAEFAMRDATKGSLYRHEVAHAAETAMLQAVRSFIAGTTPESASAGAKGAGLAPAPARWRPLVRQADRAIDWTSHTTAQALARLHSADGQPGVADRLFDQPCRIWDGHAATPELMQSFPGAPAGAVLAQRDGAVLRATVDGGLWIGQACLLDTAGDSGSGASGFPAPRFKLPTAMALARHCAALPELAVALERDPAEWAELHYAESGPPEARVGYLSFDFYNGAMSSRQCKALLAALQEIRRKPLKVLLLLGGQDFFSNGIHLNCIEAAAHGLGEDGTGSAADASWHNINAMNDVAQALITTTDRITVAVLRGNAGAGGAFLALAADEVWSHQGVLLNPHYKNMGNLYGSEYWTYLLPRRLGQKAAQQLMQQRLPVSAQAAQEIGLIDRCFDCTAAKFEGIFGEQAQALANAYNLPEHLLRKQEQRASDEATRPLAHYRQEELSRMHRNFYGFDPSYHMARFHFVHKLAHAWTPRHLAIHRS, encoded by the coding sequence ATGACATCGCCGGTAGTGCGCATCCTGCTGCTGTGTCACAGCTTCAACAGCCTGAGCCAGCGCCTGTTTGTGGCGCTCAAGGCCGAGGGCCACCAGGTGTCGGTGGAACTGGATATCTCAGACAGCGTGACCGAAGAAGCGGTTGCGCTCTTCAAGCCCGACTTGCTGGTGGCTCCGTTTTTGAAACGCCGCATCCCCGAAACGGTGTGGTGTCGCCAGCCCTGCCTGATCGTGCATCCCGGACCACCGGGCGACCAGGGTCCGAGTGCGCTGGACTGGGCGCTGCTCGATGGCGCCCGGCGCTGGGGCGTCACGGTGCTGCAGGCTACTCATGACTATGACGCCGGCCCGGTGTGGGCCAGCGCAGAATTTGCCATGCGGGATGCAACCAAAGGCAGCCTCTACCGCCATGAAGTGGCGCATGCTGCCGAAACTGCCATGCTGCAGGCCGTGCGCAGTTTCATTGCTGGCACAACCCCCGAATCAGCGTCTGCCGGGGCAAAAGGTGCCGGTCTTGCGCCCGCACCGGCCCGCTGGCGCCCGCTGGTCAGGCAGGCCGATCGCGCGATTGACTGGACATCTCACACCACGGCCCAGGCACTGGCCCGATTGCACAGCGCCGATGGCCAGCCCGGCGTGGCCGACCGGCTGTTCGATCAGCCCTGCCGGATCTGGGATGGGCATGCCGCCACCCCGGAACTCATGCAGTCGTTCCCCGGTGCCCCGGCCGGTGCCGTGCTGGCGCAGCGAGACGGCGCCGTGCTGCGCGCGACGGTGGACGGTGGCCTGTGGATTGGCCAGGCCTGCCTGCTTGACACGGCGGGTGATTCAGGTTCTGGTGCGAGCGGGTTTCCTGCGCCCCGGTTCAAGCTGCCGACGGCCATGGCGCTGGCCCGGCACTGCGCGGCACTGCCCGAGCTTGCCGTGGCGCTGGAACGCGACCCGGCCGAATGGGCCGAACTGCATTACGCCGAATCTGGCCCGCCGGAGGCCCGGGTCGGCTACCTGTCCTTTGACTTCTACAACGGGGCCATGTCCTCGCGGCAATGCAAGGCACTGCTGGCCGCGCTGCAGGAAATCAGGCGCAAGCCGTTGAAGGTTCTGCTACTGCTGGGCGGGCAGGACTTTTTCAGCAATGGAATCCACCTGAACTGCATCGAGGCCGCAGCCCATGGCCTGGGGGAAGACGGCACGGGCAGTGCCGCAGACGCATCCTGGCACAACATCAATGCCATGAACGACGTGGCCCAGGCCCTGATCACCACGACGGACCGGATCACCGTGGCCGTGCTGCGCGGCAATGCCGGAGCCGGCGGTGCTTTTCTAGCCCTGGCGGCTGACGAGGTCTGGTCGCACCAAGGTGTGCTGCTCAATCCGCATTACAAGAACATGGGCAATCTGTATGGCTCTGAATACTGGACCTATCTTCTGCCCAGGCGCCTGGGCCAAAAGGCGGCCCAGCAACTGATGCAGCAGCGCCTGCCGGTGTCTGCACAGGCGGCCCAGGAAATAGGGTTGATCGACCGCTGCTTTGACTGCACGGCAGCGAAATTTGAAGGGATTTTTGGGGAGCAGGCCCAAGCGCTGGCCAACGCCTACAATTTGCCGGAACATTTGCTCCGCAAGCAGGAGCAGCGTGCCAGCGATGAAGCGACACGGCCTTTGGCGCACTACCGTCAGGAAGAATTGTCCCGCATGCACCGAAACTTCTACGGATTTGATCCCAGCTACCATATGGCCCGTTTTCACTTCGTGCACAAGCTGGCCCATGCCTGGACGCCCAGGCATTTGGCGATTCACCGTTCATGA
- the hypE gene encoding hydrogenase expression/formation protein HypE: MSPVKIAYIRPLDIRHGCIDMGHGAGGRAAAQLIEELFLAAFDNEFLRQGNDGAVFAPPALPPGARLVMATDGHVVSPLFFPGGDVGCLSVHGTVNDVAMSGATPLYLTASFILEEGYPLADLKRIVDSMAQASREAGVPIITGDTKVVERGKGDGVFISTTGLGVVAPGVDIAGSNARPGDVVLLSGTIGEHGVAVLSQRESLEFETTIESDTCALHTLVAAMLQAAPGGVRVLRDPTRGGLATTLNEVARQSRAGMMLQESAIPVLPEVDAACELLGLDPLYIANEGKLIAICAPEAADAVLAAMRDHPQGRAAARIGVVTEDAHHFVQMNTRFGGRRVVDWLSGEQLPRIC; this comes from the coding sequence ATGAGCCCGGTTAAAATAGCCTATATCCGTCCGCTGGACATTCGCCATGGCTGCATCGACATGGGCCACGGCGCCGGTGGGCGGGCGGCGGCCCAGTTGATCGAGGAGCTATTCCTGGCCGCCTTCGACAACGAATTTTTGCGCCAGGGCAATGACGGCGCGGTGTTCGCACCACCTGCGCTGCCGCCCGGCGCGCGCTTGGTGATGGCGACCGACGGCCATGTGGTCTCGCCGCTGTTTTTTCCGGGCGGTGACGTGGGCTGTCTGAGCGTGCATGGCACCGTGAACGACGTGGCCATGTCCGGCGCTACGCCGCTGTACCTCACGGCCAGCTTCATCCTCGAAGAAGGCTACCCGCTGGCCGACCTCAAGCGCATCGTCGATTCGATGGCGCAGGCGTCCAGGGAAGCGGGCGTGCCCATCATCACCGGCGACACCAAGGTGGTCGAGCGCGGCAAGGGCGATGGCGTGTTCATCAGCACCACCGGCCTGGGCGTGGTGGCGCCGGGCGTGGACATTGCCGGGAGCAACGCCCGGCCCGGCGACGTGGTGCTGCTGTCGGGCACCATCGGCGAGCACGGCGTGGCGGTGCTGTCGCAGCGCGAATCGCTGGAGTTTGAAACCACCATCGAGTCCGACACCTGCGCCCTGCATACCCTGGTGGCCGCCATGTTGCAGGCCGCGCCGGGCGGCGTTCGGGTGCTGCGCGACCCGACGCGCGGCGGGCTGGCCACCACGCTCAACGAGGTGGCGCGCCAGTCGCGCGCCGGCATGATGCTGCAGGAGTCGGCGATTCCCGTCTTGCCCGAGGTGGACGCGGCCTGCGAACTTCTGGGGCTGGACCCGCTGTACATCGCCAACGAAGGCAAGCTCATTGCCATCTGCGCGCCCGAAGCCGCTGATGCGGTGCTGGCGGCCATGCGAGACCATCCGCAAGGCAGGGCCGCCGCCCGCATTGGCGTGGTGACCGAGGATGCGCATCACTTCGTGCAGATGAACACCCGTTTTGGCGGCCGCCGCGTGGTGGACTGGCTGAGCGGCGAGCAGCTTCCGCGCATCTGTTAA
- the hypD gene encoding hydrogenase formation protein HypD yields MKYIDEFRDGDIARKIGARLAEEVQPARQYSFMEFCGGHTHAISRYGIAEMLPPNVRMVHGPGCPVCVLPIGRIDLAIKLALEFGVIVCTYGDTMRVPASNSLSLVKAKARGGDIRMVYSAADALEIARQNPEREVVFFAIGFETTTPPTALAIRDAQRAQLKNFSVLCCHVLTPSAITHILESPEVRQYGTVPIDGFVGPAHVSIVIGSQPYEHFSDEYRKPVVIAGFEPLDVMQAVLMLVRQVNEGRAEVENEFSRVVSREGNLQAQALVSEIFELRTTFEWRGLGEVPYSALKIRPSYAQFDAECRFDLRYQPVADNKACECGAILRGVKKPTDCKIFGTVCTPENPVGSCMVSSEGACAAHYSYGRFRDIPVVVESI; encoded by the coding sequence ATGAAATACATCGACGAATTCCGCGATGGCGACATCGCCCGCAAGATCGGCGCCCGGCTGGCCGAGGAAGTGCAGCCCGCACGCCAGTACAGTTTCATGGAGTTTTGCGGCGGCCACACCCACGCCATTTCACGCTACGGCATCGCCGAAATGCTGCCGCCCAATGTGCGCATGGTGCATGGCCCCGGCTGCCCGGTGTGCGTGCTGCCGATTGGCCGCATCGACCTGGCCATCAAGCTGGCGCTGGAGTTTGGCGTGATTGTCTGCACCTACGGCGACACCATGCGCGTGCCCGCCTCCAACAGCCTGTCGCTGGTCAAGGCCAAGGCGCGCGGCGGCGACATCCGCATGGTCTATTCGGCCGCCGACGCGCTGGAAATCGCCCGCCAGAATCCCGAGCGCGAAGTGGTCTTTTTTGCCATCGGCTTTGAAACCACCACGCCGCCCACCGCGCTGGCGATTCGCGACGCGCAGCGGGCGCAGCTGAAAAACTTCAGCGTGCTGTGCTGCCATGTGCTCACGCCCTCGGCCATCACCCATATCCTGGAGTCGCCCGAGGTGCGCCAGTACGGCACGGTGCCGATTGACGGCTTTGTCGGGCCGGCCCATGTCAGCATCGTGATTGGCTCGCAGCCCTACGAGCATTTCTCGGACGAATACCGCAAGCCGGTGGTGATCGCCGGCTTCGAGCCGCTCGATGTGATGCAGGCGGTGCTGATGCTGGTGCGCCAGGTCAATGAAGGACGGGCCGAGGTGGAAAACGAATTTTCCCGCGTGGTCTCGCGTGAGGGCAATTTGCAGGCCCAAGCACTGGTGTCGGAGATTTTCGAACTGCGCACAACGTTCGAGTGGCGCGGGCTGGGCGAAGTGCCCTACAGCGCGCTGAAGATCAGGCCCAGCTATGCGCAGTTTGACGCTGAATGCCGCTTTGACCTGCGCTACCAGCCGGTGGCCGACAACAAGGCCTGCGAGTGCGGAGCGATTCTTCGCGGCGTCAAAAAACCGACCGACTGCAAGATTTTTGGCACCGTCTGCACGCCGGAAAACCCGGTGGGCTCGTGCATGGTGTCCAGCGAAGGGGCCTGCGCCGCCCATTATTCATACGGCCGTTTCCGGGATATTCCCGTCGTGGTGGAATCAATATGA
- a CDS encoding HypC/HybG/HupF family hydrogenase formation chaperone: MCLAIPARLVELLPGEQAIVNLGGIRKTISIALIDSVEVGDYVIVHVGHAIGKIDPEEAARTLAMFGELAEAGSEPVSPPMKAAA, translated from the coding sequence ATGTGCCTAGCCATTCCTGCCCGGCTCGTCGAGCTGCTGCCCGGCGAGCAAGCCATCGTCAACCTGGGCGGCATCCGCAAGACCATCTCGATTGCCCTGATCGACTCGGTCGAGGTCGGCGACTACGTCATCGTCCATGTCGGCCACGCCATTGGAAAAATAGACCCGGAAGAAGCCGCCCGCACCCTGGCGATGTTCGGCGAACTGGCCGAGGCCGGCAGCGAGCCTGTTTCTCCCCCCATGAAAGCCGCAGCATGA
- a CDS encoding Kae1-like domain-containing protein, translating to MPNPMPSPSSRPVLAVGAWLKNTACLLDATGAHGSDLHGDLRDAQACCALEASARDLAARSSQPIAAIAHDLHPDFYSTRLALALAEEWQINAIGVQHHHAHIGAVMAEHGLNEPVIGLALDGVGLGTDGTAWGGELLWVAPGAWRRLGHLWPLGLPGGDAAARMPWRMLASALHAMGRSTEIEPRLSAAVGAGPARMIQRMLETGLNCPATTSAGRWFDAAAAALGLHLLEQTEAEAAIALEQQAARWLDAAQAADAVMTRHESGIETDTGVLDIRPLLCALLDWPEAADRVGAAAAWFHLALAHALADWAAHAALQAGCRIVCLGGGCFMNAILAREVTRRLHSHGLRVFRPQTNSCGDAGLALGQAWVVAQQLDSPGFGLADEIASTQPFTSLLPSESLPCA from the coding sequence ATGCCAAACCCGATGCCGTCGCCATCATCCCGCCCCGTGCTGGCGGTCGGCGCCTGGCTGAAGAACACCGCCTGCCTGCTCGACGCGACCGGCGCCCACGGCTCCGACCTGCACGGCGACCTGCGCGACGCCCAGGCCTGCTGCGCGCTGGAAGCCTCGGCGCGCGATCTGGCCGCACGGTCCAGCCAGCCGATAGCGGCCATCGCCCACGACCTGCACCCTGACTTCTACAGCACCCGGCTGGCCCTGGCGCTGGCCGAAGAATGGCAAATCAACGCCATCGGCGTGCAGCACCACCATGCCCATATCGGCGCGGTCATGGCCGAGCATGGCCTGAACGAGCCGGTCATCGGCCTGGCGCTGGACGGCGTGGGGCTGGGCACCGATGGCACGGCCTGGGGCGGCGAATTGCTGTGGGTCGCGCCCGGCGCTTGGCGGCGGCTGGGCCACCTGTGGCCGCTGGGCCTGCCGGGCGGGGATGCGGCCGCGCGCATGCCATGGCGCATGCTGGCCTCGGCTCTGCATGCGATGGGGCGCAGCACCGAGATCGAGCCGCGCCTGTCGGCGGCCGTGGGCGCCGGTCCCGCCCGGATGATTCAACGAATGCTGGAAACCGGCCTGAACTGCCCGGCCACCACCAGCGCCGGGCGCTGGTTCGATGCCGCCGCCGCCGCCCTGGGCCTGCACCTGCTGGAACAGACCGAAGCCGAAGCGGCCATCGCGCTGGAGCAGCAGGCGGCCCGCTGGCTTGATGCGGCTCAGGCAGCGGACGCGGTGATGACGCGCCATGAATCGGGCATTGAAACCGACACCGGCGTGCTCGATATTCGCCCCCTGCTCTGCGCCTTGCTGGACTGGCCAGAAGCGGCGGACAGGGTCGGCGCGGCGGCGGCCTGGTTCCATCTGGCCCTGGCGCATGCGCTGGCCGACTGGGCCGCGCATGCAGCGCTGCAGGCCGGATGCCGCATCGTCTGCCTGGGCGGGGGCTGCTTCATGAATGCCATCCTGGCCCGCGAGGTCACGCGCCGGCTGCACAGCCATGGCTTGCGGGTTTTCCGGCCCCAAACGAACTCCTGCGGCGACGCCGGCCTGGCGCTGGGCCAGGCCTGGGTCGTGGCGCAACAGCTGGATTCCCCCGGTTTCGGCCTGGCCGACGAGATTGCATCCACTCAGCCCTTCACATCACTTCTTCCTTCTGAAAGCCTGCCATGTGCCTAG
- the hypB gene encoding hydrogenase nickel incorporation protein HypB: protein MCVICGCADSGEKIHEYRHEPAPLPVASAPQVDAQTGDLHFGAGSARVSVPGMSQERAIRLETDILGANNRIARQNRLHFEAHGVTALNLVSSPGSGKTTLLCATIEALKQRHPGLAVSVIEGDQQTSFDADRIRATGAPAIQVNTGKGCHLDAPMVAEAFGRLHSHGSHEAAHHHGHEEHSLLFIENVGNLVCPAAWDLGEAAKVAILSVTEGEDKPLKYPDMFAAARLMVLNKTDLLPHLQFDVQRCIEFARRVNPGIEIIQLSATTGAGMDAWLHWLEHAMGGQTEHSHAHVDSASHGTTEAVLRQRIAALEAELAAAHAASAAA, encoded by the coding sequence ATGTGTGTCATTTGCGGTTGCGCCGACAGCGGCGAAAAAATTCACGAATATCGCCACGAGCCCGCCCCTTTGCCTGTAGCGTCGGCGCCGCAGGTTGATGCGCAGACCGGCGACCTGCACTTTGGCGCCGGTTCGGCGCGCGTGTCGGTGCCCGGCATGAGCCAGGAGCGCGCCATCAGGCTCGAAACCGACATCCTCGGCGCCAACAACCGCATCGCCCGCCAGAACCGCCTGCATTTCGAGGCGCATGGCGTGACGGCGCTGAACCTGGTGTCCAGCCCCGGCTCGGGCAAGACCACCTTGCTGTGCGCCACCATCGAAGCGCTCAAGCAGCGCCATCCGGGGCTGGCGGTGTCGGTCATCGAAGGCGACCAGCAGACCAGCTTTGACGCCGACCGCATCCGCGCCACCGGCGCCCCGGCCATTCAGGTCAACACCGGCAAGGGCTGTCATCTGGATGCGCCCATGGTGGCCGAGGCGTTTGGGCGCCTGCACTCGCACGGCAGCCATGAAGCGGCCCATCACCACGGCCATGAGGAGCACAGCCTGCTGTTCATTGAGAACGTCGGCAACCTGGTCTGCCCCGCCGCGTGGGACTTGGGCGAAGCGGCCAAGGTGGCCATCCTGTCCGTCACCGAAGGCGAGGACAAGCCGCTCAAGTACCCCGACATGTTTGCCGCTGCCCGCCTCATGGTGCTCAACAAGACAGACCTGCTGCCGCACCTGCAGTTTGACGTGCAGCGCTGCATCGAGTTTGCGCGCCGTGTCAACCCAGGCATTGAAATCATCCAGCTCTCGGCCACCACGGGTGCGGGCATGGACGCCTGGCTGCACTGGCTGGAGCATGCGATGGGCGGGCAGACTGAGCACTCCCACGCGCATGTCGATTCCGCCAGCCACGGCACGACCGAGGCTGTGCTGCGCCAGCGCATCGCTGCGCTTGAAGCCGAACTCGCCGCAGCGCACGCCGCAAGCGCTGCGGCCTGA